The following proteins come from a genomic window of Diorhabda carinulata isolate Delta chromosome X, icDioCari1.1, whole genome shotgun sequence:
- the LOC130900741 gene encoding uncharacterized protein LOC130900741 — protein MTLLLQIVSVACLVYQISGHGMMLDPPGRSSLWRFNSLAPVNYDDNQLFCGGYYVQHILNEGNCGVCGDSYTDEHPQDNENTGTYGQGIIAKEYKGGSVINVSINVTANHLGYFLYSLCELEDPNAPESGEDCFKSLLLEDGSTNFTVTEDMSEVTNRVVLPNIDCPRCVLRWTYVTGNSWGICEDDRSKVGCGPQEHFRSCSDISISSTI, from the exons ATGACTTTATTGTTGCAAATTGTTTCTGTTGCTTGCTTGGTATATCAAATATCTGGACACGGTATGATGTTAGATCCACCAGGAAGAAGTTCTTTGTGGCGATTTAATAGTTTAGCGCCTGTGAATTATGATGACAATCAGTTGTTTTGTGGTGGCTATTAT gtacaacatattttgaatgaagGAAATTGTGGGGTCTGCGGTGATTCATACACCGATGAACATCCTCAAGACAATGAAAATACTGGTACATATGGACAGGGTATAATTGCGAAAGAATATAAAGGTGGATCTGTTATTAATGTATCTATCAATGTCACTGCTAATCATTTGGGTTACTTTTTATACAG CCTTTGCGAGTTGGAAGATCCCAATGCACCTGAGTCGGGAGAAGATTGCTTCAAATCACTTCTATTAGAAGATGGTTCAACAAACTTCACAGTAACAGAAGACATGTCTGAAGTGACAAATAGAGTTGTTTTACCCAATATCGACTGTCCCAGATGCGTATTAAGATGGACTTATGTAACAG GTAACAGTTGGGGTATATGCGAGGACGATAGATCGAAGGTAGGATGTGGTCCCCAAGAACATTTCAGATCCTGTTCTGACATCTCAATTTCCTCgactatatga